The Anaeromyxobacter sp. Fw109-5 genomic interval GCCCGCGCGAGCGATCACGACGAGGTTCACCGCGGGTAGATCGCCCTGCATCGCGCGGAACTCCTCCCGCACCCAGCGCTTCACCCGGTTGCGCTCGACCGCGTTCGCGATCTTGGACGACACCGTGATCCCGATGCGCGGCCGGGTTCCACGGGAGTCGAGCGCAAGGACGAGCACGTCTCCGGCGTAGAGCCGCGTACCGCGCTGCTGGACGAGGAGGAATTCGCGGCGGCGGCGCAGACGCGCCGCCTTGGGCAGCTTCACCTGCAGTACTA includes:
- the rnpA gene encoding ribonuclease P protein component, encoding MKLPKAARLRRRREFLLVQQRGTRLYAGDVLVLALDSRGTRPRIGITVSSKIANAVERNRVKRWVREEFRAMQGDLPAVNLVVIARAGVLAAGRAEVRRALEAARARLERGERA